One stretch of Aerosakkonema funiforme FACHB-1375 DNA includes these proteins:
- a CDS encoding glycosyltransferase family 4 protein, which produces MIKVFLLCSGLGNVQRGYESFFQECFSVLSQESSLDVTLFKGGGNSQEKSINLWNMPRSSWMAVKLGNLVKNLSEFLKKGDYFLKQEGYFIEEASFVFSLLPFIQSQKPDVIYFSDDGLGYLLWHWRRLTKQNYKLLFRNGGPFSPPFTRWNHVQHLTPTSFQNTLNYQEPAAKHTLLPSGFNIPSELQMLSAQEREVLRNRLGLPKEKPLILSVAAINSFHKRVDYIIHEVATLPEPRPFLLLLGQKEKESDKLIQLGNQLLGSDNFQIRTVPRNQVDDYYRIADVFVLASLREAFGRVFVEAMSYGLPCLAHDYDIPRYVLGKEGYFANFELSGTLANLITKVLSESLDKHKRLGYHRSVYDRFSWEQLRRAYVDMIERCAVGS; this is translated from the coding sequence ATGATTAAAGTTTTTCTCCTCTGTTCTGGGCTGGGCAACGTCCAGCGCGGTTATGAGTCCTTTTTCCAAGAGTGCTTTTCTGTTTTATCGCAGGAATCTTCTCTTGACGTAACTCTCTTCAAAGGAGGTGGTAATTCTCAGGAAAAATCCATAAATTTATGGAATATGCCGCGCTCTAGTTGGATGGCAGTTAAACTGGGAAATTTAGTGAAAAACTTGAGTGAATTTTTGAAAAAAGGAGATTATTTTCTCAAACAAGAAGGCTACTTCATTGAAGAAGCTTCATTTGTTTTTAGTCTATTGCCATTTATACAGAGTCAAAAACCAGACGTAATTTATTTCAGCGATGATGGTTTAGGTTATCTACTTTGGCATTGGCGGCGGTTGACAAAACAAAATTATAAGTTACTTTTCCGTAATGGTGGCCCGTTTTCTCCTCCTTTTACTCGTTGGAATCATGTACAGCACTTGACTCCAACGAGCTTTCAAAATACTCTAAATTATCAAGAACCTGCGGCAAAACATACTCTGCTTCCTTCTGGATTCAATATACCGTCCGAACTACAAATGCTTTCAGCCCAGGAGCGAGAAGTTTTACGAAATAGGCTGGGATTACCTAAAGAGAAACCTTTAATTCTTTCCGTAGCAGCTATTAACAGTTTTCACAAGCGAGTGGATTATATTATTCATGAAGTTGCTACTTTGCCAGAGCCAAGACCATTTCTTTTACTATTGGGACAAAAAGAAAAGGAATCAGATAAACTAATCCAGTTAGGCAATCAATTATTAGGTTCAGATAATTTTCAAATAAGAACAGTACCTCGCAATCAAGTAGATGATTATTACAGAATTGCTGATGTTTTTGTGCTAGCTTCTTTGCGCGAAGCATTTGGGCGCGTGTTTGTCGAAGCTATGTCATATGGGTTACCATGTTTAGCTCATGATTACGATATTCCCCGTTATGTGTTGGGGAAAGAAGGTTATTTTGCTAATTTTGAATTGTCAGGAACCTTGGCAAATTTAATAACTAAAGTTCTCAGTGAAAGTCTGGATAAGCATAAGCGCCTCGGTTACCATCGTAGCGTTTACGATCGCTTTAGTTGGGAGCAACTTCGCCGAGCTTATGTTGATATGATTGAGCGTTGTGCTGTGGGTAGTTAG
- a CDS encoding glycosyltransferase yields the protein MALISVIIPVYNGEKTIRETIESVLAQTFSDWELIIINDGSTDSTLEVIANIKDNRLKVFSYPNAKQAASRNRGLSIAHGEFIAFLDADDVWMPDKLELQLKALQTNTQAAIAYSWTDCIDESGQFLRRGNHINLTGNVYAQMLLTDFLEHGSNPLIRRDALNQVGSFDESLPPAEDWDMWLRLAARYQFVAVPSVQVLYRISANSASSNLGKMEVACLQVIERAFSQAPESLQHLKKHSIANTYKYLTFKALEGFVERRRVLEAGRFLWYTVKNDRAILFSRIILKVLLKIAVILLLPTAQAQALVSRFKGLFNTSTILGYLRQTV from the coding sequence ATGGCATTAATATCTGTAATTATTCCAGTATATAACGGTGAAAAAACAATTCGAGAAACCATAGAATCAGTTTTGGCGCAGACATTTTCCGATTGGGAGTTAATTATTATTAATGACGGTTCTACTGATAGTACTTTGGAAGTTATTGCTAACATCAAAGATAATCGATTAAAGGTTTTCTCTTATCCAAATGCTAAACAAGCTGCTAGCCGAAATCGTGGACTTTCTATAGCTCATGGTGAATTCATTGCCTTTTTAGATGCAGATGACGTATGGATGCCGGATAAACTAGAGCTGCAATTAAAAGCTTTACAGACAAATACTCAAGCAGCTATTGCTTATAGCTGGACTGATTGTATAGATGAATCCGGGCAATTTTTGCGTCGAGGAAATCATATTAACCTAACTGGTAATGTTTATGCACAGATGTTGTTGACTGATTTTTTGGAACATGGCTCTAACCCTTTGATTCGCAGAGATGCTTTAAACCAAGTTGGTAGCTTTGATGAGTCACTTCCTCCTGCTGAGGATTGGGATATGTGGTTGCGCTTGGCTGCACGCTATCAATTTGTCGCGGTGCCATCAGTACAAGTTTTATATCGAATTTCTGCTAATTCAGCATCTTCTAATCTTGGGAAGATGGAGGTAGCTTGCTTGCAAGTTATTGAACGAGCCTTTTCTCAAGCTCCTGAGTCTCTACAACATTTGAAAAAGCACAGTATTGCTAACACCTATAAATACTTAACTTTCAAGGCACTTGAAGGCTTTGTAGAACGACGTAGAGTTTTAGAAGCTGGAAGATTTCTCTGGTATACCGTGAAGAACGATCGTGCTATCTTGTTCTCAAGAATTATTTTAAAAGTATTACTTAAAATAGCTGTAATCTTGCTGCTGCCTACGGCTCAGGCTCAGGCTTTAGTTAGTAGATTTAAAGGATTATTCAATACCAGTACAATACTGGGATATCTGCGGCAGACTGTGTAA
- a CDS encoding glycosyltransferase family 2 protein, whose product MSVISAIIPVRNRKNYTQNILTQIYSQLSNKNYQKKFNVIVVDDGSTDGTKELIRSQFSEVNLLEADGSLWWTGAICQGMNYAIEVLNSDYIVWLNDDISISEDLIDNIKEICDSPLSKEAIIGGIVRERTYPDWVVFSGMLRKKLIRSMDHFVSEKEIIVDTLNGNIAVIPRTVVEKIGLPDAVRFRHYGGDFEFVSRAKKCGFKVILSSRLQATTDCQIADFVRYMPPWMQWRIENNIFKKIKILQGFTNLKFHHNIWHMLNIIYWDYKHIPSWKYINFYVRQVIKVIASDFWLRSRLEGELQDYFKEQNAPQPIIDAIMSEISRK is encoded by the coding sequence ATGTCAGTAATTTCCGCGATAATTCCAGTTAGGAATAGAAAAAATTATACTCAAAATATTCTTACCCAAATTTATAGTCAATTAAGCAATAAAAACTATCAGAAAAAATTTAATGTAATTGTTGTAGATGATGGTTCTACTGATGGTACTAAAGAACTAATCCGTTCTCAATTTTCCGAAGTTAACCTCCTTGAAGCAGATGGATCTCTCTGGTGGACAGGAGCTATTTGTCAAGGGATGAATTACGCCATTGAAGTTTTAAATTCAGATTATATTGTTTGGTTAAATGATGACATATCCATATCAGAAGACTTGATTGATAATATCAAAGAAATTTGCGACTCTCCTTTATCAAAAGAAGCCATAATCGGAGGAATAGTTCGAGAGCGAACATATCCAGATTGGGTTGTATTTAGCGGAATGCTTAGAAAAAAGTTAATTCGCAGCATGGATCATTTTGTTTCCGAAAAAGAAATAATAGTTGACACTCTAAATGGAAACATAGCTGTTATTCCCCGCACAGTGGTTGAAAAAATTGGTTTACCGGATGCAGTCAGATTCCGCCATTATGGCGGTGATTTTGAATTTGTGAGTCGCGCTAAAAAGTGTGGATTTAAAGTTATTTTATCAAGTCGTTTGCAAGCGACAACAGACTGTCAGATTGCCGACTTTGTTCGTTATATGCCTCCTTGGATGCAATGGCGTATAGAAAATAATATTTTTAAAAAAATAAAAATACTGCAAGGATTCACGAATTTAAAATTTCATCATAATATATGGCATATGTTAAATATCATTTATTGGGATTATAAACATATACCTAGCTGGAAGTATATAAATTTTTATGTTCGGCAAGTTATTAAAGTTATTGCTAGCGATTTCTGGTTGAGAAGCAGGCTAGAAGGAGAACTACAGGATTATTTTAAAGAGCAAAATGCTCCCCAGCCAATTATTGATGCAATTATGTCTGAAATAAGTCGCAAATAA
- the hpsE gene encoding hormogonium polysaccharide biosynthesis glycosyltransferase HpsE, with product MFLDFTVVIPTYNGASRLPKLLDRLLVQNNSDRLSWEVIIVDNNSTDDTAKVVRNYQANWPQAYPLRYYLEKEQGSAYARLRGVKEAKAELIGFLDDDNLPDPDWVATAYSFSKEHPKAGAWSGQTHGDFEIPPPENFRRIQAFLAIREYGPKPKLFAPENLSLPTAAALVVRKQAWNESVPTRPTLRGRLGGSMLGGEDYEALLYMHKVGWEIWYNPEMHTYHQIPRSRLERNYLLSLSRGCGLATCHLRLINAKNWQKPIAIAKTLLGNLRRMALHLIKYRGELKNDAIAACEMEFFIGSFLSPFYLLKINIQK from the coding sequence ATGTTTTTAGACTTTACTGTCGTTATTCCTACCTATAATGGGGCAAGCCGTTTGCCAAAACTTCTGGATAGGCTGCTAGTGCAAAATAATAGCGATCGACTTTCCTGGGAAGTGATTATCGTTGATAATAACAGCACCGACGATACGGCAAAAGTTGTCCGAAACTATCAAGCTAATTGGCCTCAAGCCTATCCTCTCAGGTATTATCTTGAAAAAGAACAAGGATCTGCCTACGCAAGGTTAAGGGGGGTCAAGGAAGCTAAAGCTGAATTAATTGGTTTTCTTGATGATGATAATCTGCCAGATCCTGACTGGGTAGCAACAGCTTACTCATTTAGCAAAGAACATCCAAAAGCTGGTGCCTGGAGCGGTCAAACCCACGGTGATTTTGAAATTCCCCCTCCCGAAAATTTTAGAAGAATACAAGCTTTTTTGGCAATCAGAGAATATGGCCCAAAACCAAAGCTCTTCGCTCCAGAAAATTTAAGCCTCCCCACAGCTGCGGCTTTGGTAGTTCGCAAACAAGCATGGAATGAGAGCGTTCCCACTCGTCCTACGTTAAGAGGTAGATTAGGGGGTTCGATGTTGGGGGGAGAAGACTACGAAGCATTGCTGTATATGCACAAAGTAGGTTGGGAAATTTGGTATAATCCTGAAATGCACACTTATCATCAGATACCGCGATCGCGATTGGAAAGAAATTACTTACTTTCTCTCTCTCGTGGCTGTGGGTTAGCTACTTGCCATTTGCGTCTGATTAACGCTAAAAATTGGCAGAAACCGATTGCGATCGCGAAAACTTTACTGGGAAACTTGCGCCGCATGGCATTACACTTAATCAAGTATCGAGGAGAGTTGAAAAATGATGCGATCGCTGCCTGTGAAATGGAATTTTTCATAGGTAGTTTTCTCAGTCCTTTTTATTTATTGAAAATCAATATACAAAAATAA
- the hpsE gene encoding hormogonium polysaccharide biosynthesis glycosyltransferase HpsE, translated as MSVDFTVAIPTYNGEKRLPEVLERLRECIAHAERSQSIQNFRWEIIVVDNNSKDNTAKLVRDYQVSWPLDYPLKYCFEGQQGAGFARKRAIEEAQAELIGFLDDDNLPASNWVEAACTFGLAHPQAGAYGSQIHGLFEIPPPENLKPLLPYLAIVERGSEPLLYKRSKKLLPPSAGLVVRKQAWLESVPSQLILTGRVDSNMLTGEDLEMLSYIQNRGWEIWYNPAMEIEHKIPHWRLQKQYLIPFFRGIGLSRYVTRMLSVVSWQRPLAFVGYMANDLRKIILHLLKYRNRIKSDLVAACQMELLLSSFLSFFYLWNNGYLSNKNKE; from the coding sequence ATGTCTGTTGACTTCACCGTCGCCATCCCAACTTATAATGGCGAGAAGCGTTTACCGGAAGTTCTAGAGAGACTGAGAGAGTGCATTGCACACGCTGAGCGATCGCAGTCCATACAAAACTTCCGCTGGGAAATTATTGTAGTAGATAACAACAGCAAAGACAACACAGCCAAACTTGTGAGAGATTATCAAGTTAGCTGGCCTTTAGATTATCCTTTAAAGTATTGCTTTGAAGGTCAGCAGGGAGCTGGATTTGCTCGCAAAAGGGCTATTGAGGAAGCACAAGCAGAACTGATTGGCTTCCTGGATGATGACAATTTACCTGCATCGAATTGGGTAGAAGCTGCCTGTACCTTTGGTCTAGCACATCCTCAAGCTGGTGCATACGGTAGTCAAATTCACGGACTATTTGAAATACCCCCCCCGGAAAACCTTAAGCCGCTACTGCCTTATTTAGCGATCGTAGAACGCGGTTCGGAACCACTGCTATACAAACGCAGTAAAAAGTTACTGCCTCCCTCTGCGGGATTGGTCGTGCGTAAGCAAGCTTGGCTAGAAAGCGTCCCCAGTCAGTTAATTTTAACAGGTAGAGTTGATAGCAATATGCTGACTGGTGAAGACTTGGAAATGTTGTCTTATATCCAAAATCGTGGCTGGGAAATTTGGTACAATCCCGCTATGGAAATCGAACACAAAATTCCCCATTGGCGTTTGCAAAAACAATACTTAATTCCTTTTTTTCGAGGAATTGGACTTAGCCGTTACGTTACTCGGATGCTGAGTGTGGTATCTTGGCAAAGACCATTGGCTTTTGTGGGATACATGGCAAACGATTTACGCAAAATAATTTTGCATTTGCTTAAGTACAGGAATAGAATAAAGTCAGATTTGGTGGCTGCTTGTCAAATGGAACTACTTTTAAGCAGTTTTTTAAGTTTTTTTTATCTCTGGAACAATGGATATTTAAGTAACAAAAATAAAGAGTGA
- the htpG gene encoding molecular chaperone HtpG, translating into MLEQGTITIHTENIFPIIKKSLYSGHEVFLRELISNGVDAIQKLKMVSHAGEVTGEVGEPKIKISIDKDKKTLSITDNGIGMTAEEVKKYINQVAFSSAEEFIQKYRSSGDQQIIGHFGLGFYSSFMVAQKVEIDTLSYKEGAQAVHWSCDGSPNFTLEDSPRTDRGTTITLFLQEEEVEYVEPSRIRQLVKTYCDFMPVPIELEGEQINKQKALWRESPRSLKKEDYLEFYRYLYPFQEEPLLWVHLNTDYPFLLNGILYFPKLKPEVDVTQGNIKLFCNQVFVSDHCEEIIPKFLLPMRGVIDSPDIPLNVSRSALQMDRTVRKIADFVAKKVGDRLNELYRDNRSEYISSWQDLGTFVKFGCMNDEKFKKQVEDIIIYRTTLAVEQPSPPATEAGEQASPPATVQVQTQEGDAWQDVTPAAQEQENPKSQIPNPNSEYTTLKEYLERNQKRHENRVFYCSDPVTQATYVELHKKQGLEVLFMDSFIDSHFISFLEREYKDVKFSRVDSELDENLLEKDKAAEIVDPKTNKTRSELIKELFEKALNKEKVTIRTEALKSDDPQGTPPAMVLLPEFLRRLREMNALLQQQAVQFPEEHTLVVNTSHPLIHNLVNLSQGGIVQTEGTSPSGELANMICHHVYDLALMAHKAFDAEKMKAFLERSNQVLTRLTERAAS; encoded by the coding sequence ATGCTGGAACAAGGCACTATCACTATCCATACCGAGAATATTTTCCCCATCATCAAAAAATCCCTCTACTCCGGTCACGAGGTTTTCTTGCGGGAACTAATCTCCAACGGCGTGGATGCCATCCAAAAACTGAAAATGGTGTCCCACGCAGGTGAAGTTACAGGCGAAGTCGGGGAACCGAAAATTAAAATCTCCATCGATAAGGACAAAAAGACGCTCTCCATCACCGATAATGGCATCGGTATGACCGCTGAGGAAGTTAAGAAATATATCAATCAAGTTGCCTTCTCCAGCGCCGAAGAATTTATCCAAAAGTATAGAAGCAGTGGCGACCAACAGATTATCGGTCACTTCGGCTTGGGTTTCTATTCCTCCTTCATGGTGGCCCAAAAAGTCGAAATCGATACGCTTTCCTACAAAGAAGGGGCACAGGCAGTACACTGGTCGTGCGACGGTTCCCCAAACTTTACTCTAGAAGATTCGCCCCGTACCGATCGCGGCACTACCATTACCCTCTTTTTACAAGAAGAAGAAGTCGAATACGTCGAACCTTCCCGCATTCGGCAATTGGTGAAGACCTACTGCGATTTTATGCCAGTGCCGATCGAACTTGAAGGCGAGCAGATCAACAAACAAAAGGCACTGTGGCGGGAATCCCCCAGAAGCCTGAAAAAAGAGGATTATTTAGAATTTTACCGCTACCTCTATCCCTTCCAAGAAGAACCGCTGTTGTGGGTACACTTAAACACCGATTACCCCTTCTTACTCAACGGTATTCTCTATTTTCCCAAACTCAAACCAGAAGTAGACGTAACGCAGGGCAATATTAAACTGTTCTGCAATCAAGTATTTGTCAGCGACCACTGCGAAGAAATTATTCCCAAATTCCTGCTACCGATGCGCGGCGTCATCGACAGTCCGGATATTCCCCTCAACGTCTCCCGCAGCGCCTTGCAGATGGATCGCACCGTTCGTAAAATAGCAGACTTCGTTGCTAAGAAAGTAGGCGATCGACTCAACGAACTCTACCGCGATAACCGCTCCGAATATATCAGCTCTTGGCAAGACCTGGGCACCTTCGTCAAATTCGGCTGCATGAATGACGAAAAGTTCAAAAAGCAAGTCGAAGATATCATTATCTATCGCACCACGTTAGCAGTAGAGCAGCCGTCCCCGCCTGCTACCGAAGCAGGAGAGCAAGCATCCCCGCCTGCTACCGTACAAGTGCAAACACAAGAAGGCGATGCTTGGCAAGATGTTACCCCAGCCGCTCAAGAACAAGAAAATCCCAAATCCCAAATCCCAAATCCAAATTCGGAATACACCACCCTCAAAGAATACCTAGAACGCAACCAAAAACGTCACGAAAACCGCGTATTCTACTGCTCCGATCCAGTAACGCAGGCAACATACGTAGAATTACACAAAAAACAAGGTTTGGAAGTCCTGTTTATGGACTCCTTCATCGACAGCCACTTCATCTCTTTCTTGGAACGGGAATATAAAGATGTCAAGTTCTCTCGCGTAGACTCCGAACTGGATGAAAACCTCCTCGAAAAAGACAAAGCCGCCGAAATTGTTGACCCCAAAACCAACAAAACTCGCAGCGAACTGATTAAAGAGCTATTCGAGAAGGCGCTCAACAAGGAGAAAGTTACCATCCGCACGGAGGCGCTTAAATCCGACGACCCCCAAGGCACTCCGCCGGCAATGGTACTGCTACCGGAATTTCTGCGCCGTCTGCGGGAGATGAATGCTTTGTTGCAGCAGCAAGCTGTGCAATTCCCTGAAGAACATACTTTGGTGGTGAATACCTCTCACCCCTTGATCCACAATCTCGTCAATCTCAGTCAAGGCGGTATCGTCCAAACTGAAGGTACATCACCCAGCGGCGAACTGGCTAACATGATTTGCCATCACGTCTACGATTTGGCTTTAATGGCACACAAAGCATTCGACGCTGAAAAAATGAAGGCTTTCTTGGAGCGATCGAATCAAGTCCTCACTCGTCTCACCGAACGCGCCGCCAGTTGA
- the rpmB gene encoding 50S ribosomal protein L28: MSRVCQLTGKKANNAYAISHSHIRTKKLQEANLQWKRVWWAEGKRWVRLRLSTKAIKTLERKGLSAMAKEAGIDLNKF; encoded by the coding sequence ATGTCCCGTGTATGCCAACTAACAGGCAAAAAGGCTAACAATGCCTATGCCATTTCTCACTCTCACATCCGCACCAAGAAGCTGCAAGAAGCTAACTTGCAGTGGAAAAGAGTTTGGTGGGCCGAAGGCAAACGCTGGGTGAGACTGCGGCTTTCTACAAAAGCGATTAAGACCCTCGAACGCAAGGGTTTGTCAGCAATGGCAAAAGAAGCTGGGATTGACCTTAATAAGTTTTAA